A single genomic interval of Bacillus sp. es.036 harbors:
- a CDS encoding alanyl-tRNA editing protein: MHRKIYRERSFLMTTKLFYEDPYITNFTAHKWEQFTDDANRSYIILDQTAFYPTGGGQPYDTGTLNGVQVHDVEEVEGEVRHYIDGTLYGEQVKGEISWTRRFDHMQQHAGQHILSAAFEDRLGFCTVSFHLGQEICTIDLDVAQLSEEDAAVAEAFANDVIQQNLPIETKWVNEEELAKYSLRKQLAVSENIRLVMIPNVDYSGCGGTHPSSTGQVRAISLLKIEKQKKQTRVHFVCGQRVTNELRTKQAVVQGLTNVLSVPESKLVDAAERVLLQSKEYEKTIDELNEKLFSFEAKELLQSAEMIHDQKVVQMISSQYGMKDLQKLAKMILKEDSEVVVFFIGESDQKLQIVCGRGEKIDQDMNLTLKKVLPFINGKGGGKKDFAQGGGDTIRSAEEVLIELVKATFQ; encoded by the coding sequence ATGCACAGAAAAATTTATAGAGAAAGAAGTTTTTTAATGACCACTAAATTATTCTATGAAGATCCATACATAACGAACTTTACTGCTCATAAATGGGAACAATTCACGGATGATGCCAATCGCTCCTACATTATTCTCGATCAAACGGCGTTTTACCCAACTGGTGGCGGTCAGCCGTATGATACTGGAACGCTAAATGGCGTGCAGGTTCACGACGTAGAAGAAGTGGAAGGCGAAGTACGTCACTATATTGATGGCACGCTGTACGGAGAGCAGGTTAAAGGAGAAATTAGCTGGACAAGACGCTTTGATCACATGCAGCAGCATGCAGGACAGCACATTCTTTCAGCAGCTTTTGAAGATCGGCTCGGGTTTTGCACAGTCAGCTTTCATCTTGGTCAGGAAATTTGCACGATTGATTTAGATGTTGCTCAACTGAGCGAAGAAGATGCCGCAGTAGCAGAAGCGTTTGCAAATGATGTCATCCAACAAAACCTGCCGATTGAAACGAAGTGGGTAAACGAAGAAGAATTGGCGAAGTATTCGCTTCGCAAGCAGCTCGCTGTTTCAGAAAATATCCGACTCGTGATGATTCCAAACGTTGATTATAGCGGTTGTGGTGGAACGCACCCTTCTTCGACTGGCCAGGTACGGGCCATTTCACTATTAAAAATCGAAAAGCAGAAAAAACAAACCCGCGTTCATTTTGTTTGTGGGCAACGTGTAACGAATGAACTGCGAACAAAACAAGCTGTTGTACAAGGGCTAACGAATGTATTGAGCGTTCCGGAATCCAAGCTTGTTGATGCAGCTGAACGCGTACTTCTTCAATCAAAAGAATATGAAAAAACAATTGATGAGTTAAATGAAAAGCTCTTTTCATTTGAGGCGAAAGAATTGTTACAATCAGCCGAAATGATCCATGATCAAAAAGTCGTTCAAATGATTTCGTCTCAATATGGCATGAAAGATTTACAAAAGTTAGCGAAAATGATCCTGAAGGAAGATTCAGAGGTTGTTGTCTTTTTCATTGGCGAAAGCGATCAGAAGCTTCAGATCGTGTGTGGTAGAGGAGAAAAAATCGATCAAGATATGAATCTTACCTTAAAAAAAGTACTCCCTTTCATTAATGGAAAGGGTGGAGGAAAGAAAGACTTTGCACAGGGTGGAGGAGACACCATTCGCTCGGCAGAAGAAGTGTTAATTGAACTAGTAAAGGCCACATTTCAATAA
- a CDS encoding PadR family transcriptional regulator — MQTTQMLKGIIDGCILSIINEGEVYGYELASKLDSYGFESFSEGTIYPILIRLQKDQLIQSTLKKSTAGPKRKYYLLTEKGVEELAGFQKRWDHLSSTVNQILHKGE; from the coding sequence ATGCAAACGACGCAAATGTTAAAAGGCATTATTGATGGCTGTATTTTATCAATCATTAATGAAGGAGAGGTTTATGGCTACGAGCTTGCCTCAAAGCTTGATTCGTACGGGTTTGAGTCGTTTAGTGAAGGAACGATTTATCCAATTCTCATTCGCTTACAGAAAGATCAGCTGATTCAATCTACTTTAAAAAAATCGACAGCTGGTCCAAAACGAAAGTATTATTTATTAACGGAAAAAGGAGTGGAAGAGTTAGCGGGTTTTCAAAAGCGATGGGATCATTTAAGTTCAACGGTGAATCAAATTTTACACAAGGGGGAGTAA
- a CDS encoding DUF1129 family protein → MTKENEKFIQEMRVYLITKGVDEEEIDSFLMEAEDHLTEGEKEGKTAADMFGKSPKAYAKELIASMEQSPKDNRKLIARLIAGVFGIFLVSQFIDGNTAFSLIELIGYPFSTVLWLIALISALRLSSFHNGVKSFMIVYGITMIPILFTVGVTIFHMEYGTDILFLSQPVVFTIGGIIILGLIANFTSLIGILSSLVLMAILFGSQFLIRLFQLEGFGWEIGAYAVSVIGLLLMMNFQKQVPKPFMKG, encoded by the coding sequence ATGACGAAAGAAAACGAGAAATTCATTCAAGAGATGCGCGTTTACCTGATTACGAAAGGAGTGGATGAAGAGGAAATTGATAGCTTTCTTATGGAAGCGGAAGATCATCTAACTGAAGGAGAGAAAGAGGGAAAGACAGCAGCTGATATGTTTGGGAAATCACCAAAAGCGTATGCGAAAGAGCTTATTGCTTCGATGGAGCAGTCGCCAAAGGACAATCGAAAGCTTATTGCGCGATTAATCGCTGGTGTATTTGGAATCTTTTTAGTTTCCCAGTTCATCGATGGAAATACTGCTTTCTCGTTAATTGAACTGATTGGCTATCCCTTTTCGACGGTTCTCTGGTTGATCGCACTAATCAGTGCGCTGCGGCTTAGTTCATTTCACAATGGTGTGAAAAGTTTTATGATTGTATATGGCATAACGATGATTCCGATACTTTTTACAGTAGGGGTAACGATTTTTCATATGGAGTACGGAACAGACATTTTATTTCTCAGTCAACCAGTTGTTTTTACAATAGGAGGCATCATTATTCTAGGTTTAATTGCGAACTTTACCTCTCTTATAGGAATCTTATCAAGCCTGGTATTAATGGCCATCCTTTTTGGAAGTCAGTTCCTTATTCGTCTGTTTCAGTTAGAAGGTTTCGGATGGGAAATAGGCGCCTATGCTGTTAGTGTGATTGGACTTCTTTTGATGATGAACTTTCAGAAGCAAGTACCGAAACCATTTATGAAAGGCTAG
- a CDS encoding DMT family transporter, with the protein MKEIALGILASMFFAVTFILNRSMELAGGSWMWSASLRFLFMVPFLLIIVLVRRNMKQVLIEMKKHPIQWFSWSFVGFVLFYAPLTYAASYGAGWLVAGTWQITIVAGILVAPLFYSTLQATLGPIKKRQRIQTKALLISTIILAGVILIQWQKASDLSWNEVFIGILPVLLASFAYPLGNRKMMEICDGRLDTFQRVFGMTFASLPFWIAICLFAIPNVGLPSSGQVIQSFIVAVCSGVIATTLFFIATDRVRRNQSKLASVEATQSTQVLFVLAGEGVFLSSPLPNTIAWIGMMLIITGIILHSFRVNMMTRLPVEVVK; encoded by the coding sequence TGAATCGATCAATGGAATTAGCAGGCGGTAGCTGGATGTGGAGCGCTTCCCTTCGCTTCCTCTTCATGGTTCCTTTTCTTCTTATTATTGTACTCGTTAGACGGAACATGAAACAAGTTCTTATTGAAATGAAGAAGCACCCCATTCAATGGTTCAGCTGGAGTTTTGTTGGATTTGTCTTATTTTATGCGCCATTAACCTACGCAGCATCATATGGAGCAGGGTGGCTTGTTGCTGGCACGTGGCAAATCACAATTGTAGCCGGTATTCTCGTTGCACCACTCTTTTATTCAACCCTACAAGCGACACTTGGTCCAATAAAAAAACGCCAGCGAATCCAAACGAAGGCGCTTCTCATATCCACCATCATTCTCGCTGGCGTTATTCTCATTCAATGGCAAAAAGCGAGCGATCTTTCATGGAATGAAGTTTTCATTGGCATTCTTCCTGTCCTACTTGCCTCATTTGCCTATCCGCTTGGAAATCGAAAAATGATGGAGATTTGCGACGGACGTCTGGATACGTTTCAGCGTGTATTTGGCATGACGTTTGCCAGTCTGCCTTTTTGGATCGCGATCTGTCTATTTGCCATTCCAAACGTTGGTCTTCCTTCTAGTGGACAGGTGATTCAATCCTTTATTGTAGCCGTCTGTTCAGGAGTTATCGCGACAACCCTATTCTTCATCGCAACGGATCGTGTGAGACGCAATCAATCGAAGCTTGCCTCCGTTGAAGCGACGCAATCAACGCAAGTCTTGTTTGTTCTCGCTGGTGAGGGAGTCTTTCTATCTAGTCCACTCCCAAATACGATCGCATGGATCGGTATGATGCTTATTATCACTGGCATTATTTTGCATAGTTTTCGTGTAAACATGATGACCCGATTACCTGTAGAGGTAGTTAAGTAA